In Salvelinus alpinus chromosome 20, SLU_Salpinus.1, whole genome shotgun sequence, a genomic segment contains:
- the cmss1 gene encoding protein CMSS1 encodes MGDDLGDDWWEQKGNSDSPVGEEESEEPEKQPTEQASPREKKGKKRKSVTETPVPVKKKTALKSQTECFMAQEKKEDEGEKKPKKKRKKKKKTITDVLATSEPKPGSSGDLQSLVLEHFKDKRSVIELEDLKLQDSCFVRSNDLTHSLSSYLKEICPKWAKVQKQHTEKSSVVLLIVCSAALRVIELIKQLTTFKGEAKVLKLFAKHIKVEEQVKLLQTGVTHIGVGTPGRLSALIEKEGLTLPPLRFLVLDWNWRDQKLRRMVDVPEVKGDLLKLLDMGILKGCREGKVKVGLF; translated from the exons ATTCCCccgtgggagaggaggagagtgaagaaCCGGAGAAACAGCCCACAGAGCAAGCATCCCCACGGGAGAAGAaaggaaagaagaggaagagTGTAACAGAAACCCCAGTCCCGGTCAAGAAGAAGACTGCACTG AAATCACAGACGGAGTGTTTTATGGCTCAGGAGAAGAAAGAGGATGAAGGAGAAAAAAAGCCCAAGAAAAAGAGAAAG aagaagaagaagaccatCACAGACGTCCTCGCCACCTCGGAACCCAAACCGGGCTCTTCAGGTGACCTGCAGAGCCTGGTTCTAGAACACTTCAAAGACAAACGCTCCGTCATCGAGCTGGAGGATCTCAAACTACAGG ATTCCTGCTTCGTGAGGAGTAATGACCTCACACACAGCCTCTCCTCCTACCTGAAAGAAA TTTGTCCCAAATGGGCTAAGGTCCAGAAGCAGCACACAGAGAAGAGTTCTGTGGTTCTGCTCATCGTCTGTAGCGCCGCGCTAAGAGTCATCGAGCTCATCAA ACAGTTAACCACCTTCAAGGGAGAGGCCAAAGTGCTGAAGCTGTTTGCAAAGCACATCAAG GTAGAGGAGCAGGTGAAGCTCCTACAGACGGGGGTGACACACATCGGGGTGGGGACGCCAGGGAGACTGAGCGCCCTCATTGAGAAAG AGGGTCTGACCCTGCCTCCCCTGCGTTTCCTGGTTCTGGACTGGAACTGGAGAGACCAGAAGCTTCGCAGGATGGTGGATGTTCCTGAG GTCAAAGGTGACTTGCTGAAGCTGCTGGATATGGGGATCTTGAAAGGTTGTAGGGAAGGAAAAGTCAAAGTGGGACTGTTCtga